The following are encoded in a window of Sminthopsis crassicaudata isolate SCR6 chromosome 3, ASM4859323v1, whole genome shotgun sequence genomic DNA:
- the MLNR gene encoding LOW QUALITY PROTEIN: motilin receptor (The sequence of the model RefSeq protein was modified relative to this genomic sequence to represent the inferred CDS: inserted 2 bases in 1 codon) has translation MGGPGNGSDSPAVAAPESRQWSLPRCDESRCSPFPLGALVPVTAVCLALFAIGVSGNVVTVLLIRRYRDMRTTTNLYLGSMAVSDLLILLGLPFDLYRLWRSRPWVFGQLLCRLSLYLGEGCTYASLLHITALSVERYLAICYPLRARVLITRRRVRALIAALWAVALLSAGPFFFLVGVEQDPAPDGTKGGTLAVNGTWPAAPLPSETIQPXLTRSSPGRPPATPRRGSAAAAAVMFSRECRPSRAHLGALRVMLWITTAYFFVPMLCLSVLYGLIGRALWRSRAPLRGPAATGREKDHRQTVRVLVVVVLAFIVCWLPFHVGRIIYINTENSRTMYFSQYFNIVALQLFYLSASINPVLYNLISKKYRAAAYKLLLARQSGEKASGTREIGGETGEETGAETAGYTDTSTSFKKECSHQKSQE, from the exons ATGGGTGGCCCCGGGAACGGCAGCGACAGCCCCGCTGTCGCAGCCCCGGAGAGTCGGCAGTGGTCCCTGCCGCGGTGCGACGAGAGCCGCTGCTCTCCCTTCCCTCTGGGGGCTCTGGTGCCCGTGACCGCCGTGTGCTTGGCCCTGTTTGCCATCGGGGTGAGCGGCAACGTGGTGACCGTGCTGCTGATCCGGCGCTACCGGGACATGCGGACCACCACCAACCTATACCTGGGCAGCATGGCCGTGTCCGACCTGCTCATCCTGCTCGGGCTCCCCTTCGACCTGTACCGCCTGTGGCGCTCCCGGCCCTGGGTCTTCGGGCAGCTGCTCTGCCGCCTCTCGCTCTACCTGGGCGAGGGCTGCACCTACGCCAGCCTGCTGCACATCACGGCGCTGAGCGTGGAGCGCTACCTGGCCATCTGCTACCCGCTGCGCGCCCGAGTGCTCATCACCCGCCGCCGCGTGCGGGCACTCATTGCCGCGCTCTGGGCTGTGGCGCTGCTCTCTGCCGGCCCCTTCTTCTTCCTCGTGGGTGTCGAGCAGGACCCGGCCCCCGACGGGACCAAGGGCGGCACGCTGGCAGTCAATGGCACCTGGCCGGCCGCCCCCTTGCCCTCGGAGACCATCCAGCC ATTAACCAGGTCTTCCCCGGGACGCCCACCCGCTACGCCCCGTCGGGGgagcgcggcggcggcggccgtgATGTTCAGCCGGGAGTGCCGGCCAAGCCGGGCTCATCTGGGCGCCCTGCGCGTCATGCTGTGGATCACCACCGCCTACTTCTTCGTGCCCATGCTCTGCCTCAGCGTTCTCTACGGACTGATCGGGCGGGCGCTGTGGAGGAGCCGAGCTCCGCTGCGGGGGCCGGCAGCCACGGGCCGCGAGAAGGACCATCGGCAGACCGTGCGGGTCCTGG TGGTGGTGGTTCTGGCATTTATAGTTTGCTGGTTGCCCTTTCATGTTGGCAGGATCATTTACATTAACACCGAAAATTCCAGGACAATGTATTTCTCCCAGTACTTCAATATTGTGGCTCTGCAGCTTTTCTACCTGAGTGCATCCATCAATCCTGTCCTCTACAATCTCATTTCAAAAAAATACAGAGCAGCTGCCTATAAGCTCCTTCTTGCAAGACAATCTGGAGAAAAAGCTTCTGGAACCAGGGAGATAGGAGGGGAGACTGGAGAAGAAACCGGAGCAGAAACAGCAGGCTACACTGACACCAGTACAAGCTTTAAAAAAGAGTGCAGTCACCAGAAATCCCAAGAATGA